GACTCGCTCTCCCGCCGCGGCTACCTCGCCGAGTGCCGGCGCTACTGCCCCGACCTCACCCTCGACGACCTCCGGCCGCACGAGGCCGGCATCCGCGCCCAGGCGGTGATGCACGACGGCACCCTGGTGCACGACTTCCTGCTGCGCGAGAGCCGCCGGCAGCTGCACGTGGCCAACGCACCCTCCCCCGCGGCGACGTCGGCCCTTCCCATCGGCGAGATGATCGCCGAGCGCGTGGTGGGGGCACGAGCGTGGTGACGGCGACACCCGCGGCTGCCGTCGCGGGACTGCTGCTCCTGCTCGCGACGGGGTGCACGGGGACCACGGCACCCGCGGGAGGCCGCCCCGGTGACGCCACGAGCACCCCGGCGACGGGTGCCCCGACCGGCACCGGGGGCGGCGGCACCGGCACGGCGGGCGGCGGCACCGGCACCGTGGGCGGAGGCGCCGGCGCTGACGGCGGCAAACCCGCCCGGTCCGCCACCGTCATCTCCGTCGGCGACATCGCCCAGTGCGGCAACCGGGGTGACGACGTCACCGCCGACATCACGGCCAAGCTGCTGAGTAGCTCGAAGGACGCCGCCGTGCTCACCCTGGGCGACCATGCCTACCCCGACGGCTCCACCGAGGACTTCAGGACCTGCTACGACCCCAGCTGGGGTCGGCTCACCCCCCGGGTGCGGCCTGCCCCAGGCAACCACGACTACGACACCCGCGACGCCGCCGGCTACTTCGCCTACTTCGGCAAGGCCGCCGGCGAACGCGGCAAGGGCTGGTACTCCTTCAACCTGGGCAGCTGGCACCTCGTGGCGCTGAACTCCAACTGCGACGAGGTCGGCGGCTGCGACGCCGGCTCCGCGCAGGGTCGCTGGCTGCGCGACGACCTGGCCCGCAACCGCAGCCGGTGCACCCTCGCCTACTGGCACCACCCGCGATTCAGCTCGGGCTGGCACGGGTCGAGCCGCCGCACCGCCGACTTCTGGGACGCCCTCGCCAAAGCGGGCGCCGACGTCGTGCTCAGCGGCCACGACCACGACTACGAGCGGTTCGCGCCCCAGCGGCCGGACGGTGGAGCGGCCCGCGACGGCATACGGCAGTTCGTGGTCGGCACCGGCGGCGCCGAGAGCCGCGCCTTCGCCGACCGCGCCCCCAACAGCGAGCGGCGCATCACCGGCGTCCACGCAGTGCTGCGGCTGCAGCTCACCGACGGTGGCTACGAGTGGGCGCTCGTCGGCGCCGACGGCGCCAGCAGGCCACTCGACGCCGGCAGGGGCACCTGCTCCTGAGCCCCGGCCGCCCGCGGCGCCCAGCGGCGCCACAGCACCGACGAGCCCGCAGCCAGCGCCACCGACAGGATCGTGAAGCCGACCACGCCGCGCACCTGCAGGTGGGTCGGCATGGCCAGCATGGTCTCCTCGTCCAGCCTCGTCACCCACCAGAGCACCACGGCCGGCACGACGATGGCCAGGGCGCCCAGCACACGAAGCGCAAGGTGGCGACGGCTGAACGCCAGTCCCCCGATGGCGAACGCCGGCACGAAGGGCACGCCCGGCCCGGCGAGCAGCATCAGCCCCGGGAGGACGGCCAGCAGCCACCAGCGCCTGGCGCCGACAGCCTGAGCGGCCGCCACCATGCCGAGCCCCGTGCCGAGCAGTCCCGCGAGGCCGACGATGAACGCGGTGCCCGCCCAGCTGAAGCTCGGGTCGGTGCTCACCAGGCGCATGAACACCCGGGCACCGATGCCCCACAGCACCCCGAGGCCGGCACCGGCGAGCGCGCCCCTCAACACCGGGTGGCGGCTTCCGCCGGGGGCGAGTGATTCCTGCAAACGGCTCATGGTCGAGTCCTTGCTCGTAAGAAGATGTCTGACACTGCAACCGACGGGGCACCGGAGGCGGCGGGCGACAGCCGAAACCTCTTTTTGTTTCTGGGTTTCCGGTGTCACCCACCTCGCCGCCTGCGTCGTCTGTCGAGGTGATGGAGGCTGTGGGCGTGCTCGCTCGGGGGGCACAGCAGGACGGGTCCGCGCAGGGCGTGGACCCGCTCGTCGTCACGCTCTTCACCACGGAGGCTGCTCGTCTGGTGTCCCTCGCCCGCTTCTTCGTCGACGACCGCACCGCCGCCGAGGACCTCGTCCAGGAGGCCTTCATCCGGCTCGCCCGCAGCTCGCACCGCATCCAGGACGAGACGCGCGCCGCGGCATACCTGCGCTCGATCGTCATCAACCTCGCCCGCGACCACAACCGCCGCGGGCTGGTCTCCCTGCGCCACCGGCCGCCCGCCGTCGCGGACGAGCCCTCGGCCGAGGAGCAGGCCACCGGGCGCGAGTCGCGCCGCGAGGTCGTGGCGGCGCTGCGGGGCCTGCCGAAGCGGCAGCGCGACTGCGTGGCTCTGCGCTACTACCTCGAGCTGCCCGTCCCCGAGATCGCCGAGACGCTCGGGCTGTCGGTCAACTCGGTCAAGACCCACCTGCAGCGGGGCCTGCGCAGCATGGCCGTCGCCCTCCAGGAGAAACACGTGCCGCCGCAGATGGGAGAGACGCGATGAGCTCGCTCGAGGACCGCCTGCACGACGCGCTGACCGGTGACGACCCCGGTCGCGCGCTCTCCCCCGACCTGTTCGCCCGAGTCGTCGGCAGCATCGACGACGACCGTCGCCGACGGCGCCGCATTCGCCGCACCGCCACCGCCTGGGGGGTCGGCCTCGCGCTGGCCACCGCCGGCGTCATCACCCTGCAGAGAGAAGGAATCGGCATGCCCTGGTGGGTTCTCGAGATCGCGACGACCCTCGGCCTGGTCGCCATCGCCCTGTGGCTCGGCCCGTTCATCAAGCGCTTCGGACGGGCCTACGCCGCCGACGTCTTCCACGACAACCCGCTCACCGGCAAGAGCTACATCGTGCTCACCGACGTCGTCTACTACCTGATCTTCGCGGCCTACATCCTCTTCACGGTGCGCCTCGAGCCCGACAACTCGTGGTCGCACACCAACCTGGTCACCACCGCCACGGCCGGGCAGCTGAAGTTCGAGGTCGAGCGCATCGGCGGCATCCTGCTCATCATCGGCGTGCTGCACGGCCTCAACATCGTGCTCATGCCCGTGCTCGGCCGGCTGTTCTCCCTCAACCGCCGCCTCCCCGACAAGGTGGGCCGGCTCTGAGCGCCCGCCGCCCGGCATACCCACCACCACGAACGACACCGCGCCGCCCCCTCGTGAGGGAGCGGCGCGGTGTCGTGTGTATGCCGGGTGGTCCCGGCCGTGCCTCAGATCGAGTCGGCGGTGGTGGCGTAGCCACCGGCCGGCGTCTGCACCTGCGAGACGTCGATCGTCTCGATGATCTCCCGCGGGGCGGCGAAGTGGCACGCGGAGGGGTGCTCGCCCGCGCCGTCCGGCCGGTTGACCAGCTCGGGGACGTCGACCTTGCACCTCTCCTGCGCCTTGAAGCACCGGGTGTGGAAGCGGCAGCCCGACGGCGGGTTCGCCGGCGAGGGCACGTCACCCTGCAGGACGATCTGCTCGCGCTTGTTGCGCAGCGTCGGGTCGGGCACCGGCACCGCCGACAGCAGGGCCTGCGTGTAGGGGTGCGTCGGGCGCGAGTACACCTGGTCCTCGTCGCCGATCTCCGCCATCTTGCCGAGGTACATCACACCGACCCGGTCGGAGATGTGCCGCACCACCGACAGGTCGTGGGCGATGAAGACGTAGGACAGGCCGAGCTCGTCCTGCAGCTTCTCCATCAGGTTGACGACCTGGGCCTGCACCGACACGTCGAGCGCCGAGACCGGCTCGTCGCAGATCAGCACCTTCGGGTTCAGCGCGATGCCACGGGCGATGCCGATGCGCTGGCGCTGTCCACCGGAGAACTGGTGCGGGTAACGGTTGATGTGCTCGGGGTTGAGGCCCACGAGGTCGAGCAGCTCCTGCACCCGCTTGCGACGGCCCTGCTTCGGCACCACGTCGGGGTGGATGTCGAAGGGCTCCCCGATGATGTCGCCGACCGTCTTGCGCGGGTTCAGCGACGTGTAGGGGTCCTGGAACACGATCTGGATGTCGCGACGCAGCTTGCGCATGGCGCGGCCACGCTGGCTGTAGACGTCGACCCCGTCGAAGATGAGCGAGCCCGAGGTGGGCTCCTCCAGGCGCATCAGCAGGCGGCCGAGGGTGGACTTGCCACAGCCGGACTCGCCCACGATGCCCAGCGTCTCGCCCTTGTAGAGCTCGAAGCTGACGCCGTCGACGGCCTTGACGTGCCCGACCGTCCGACGCAGCACGCCACCCTTGATCGGGTAGTGCTTGACCAGGTCGGTCGCGGTCAGAATGGCCTCAGCCATTGAGGACCTCCTCGGAGAAGTGGCAGGCCGCCTCGCGGCCGGGCAGGACCTCCCGCAGCTCCGGCCGGTCCTGGGTGCAGACCGGCTGGGCGTAGCGGCAGCGCGGGTTGAACGCGCAGCCCGGCGGGATCCGCATCAGGTTCGGCGGGAGACCACCGATCGCCGCGAGGTTCTGGCCCTTGAGGTCCAGGCGCGGGATCGACTCGAGCAGGCCCTTGGTGTACGGGTGGGCCGGCTGGCGGTAGAGGTCGTAGACGTCGGAGCGCTCGACGATCCGGCCGGCGTACATGACCGCGATCTTGTCGGCGACGTCGGCGACCACGCCGAGGTCGTGCGTGATGAGGATGAGCCCCATCTGGCGCTCCTCCTGCAGCTCCTGCAGGAGGGCCATGATCTGCGCCTGCACGGTCACGTCGAGCGCCGTGGTCGGCTCGTCGGCGATGAGCACCGCCGGGTCGAGCGCGATGGACATCGCGATCATGATGCGCTGGCGCATGCCGCCCGAGAACTGGTGCGGGTAGGCCTTGACCCGCTCCTTGGCCGCCGGGATCTGCACCCGCTGCATGAGCTTGATCGCACGCTCGAGGGCGTCGGACTTGTTCATGCCGCGGTGCTGGCGGAACATCTCGGCGATCTGCCAGCCGACCGGGAACACCGGGTTCAGCGACGACAGCGCGTCCTGGAAGACCATCGAGATCTCGGGGCCGCGGGTCTTGCGACGCTGCTCGTCGGGCATGGTGAGCAGGTCCTGGCCGCAGTAGCGCACCTGGCCGCCGGTGATGCGGGCCGGGGGCATGTCGAGGATGCCCATGATGGCCTGGGCCGTCACCGACTTGCCCGAGCCGGACTCACCGAGGATGGCCAGGGTCTCGCCCTGGTAGAGGTCGAACGAGACACCGTTGATGGCCTTGGCCACCCCGTCGTCGGTGTGGAACTCCACGAAGAGGTCGTCGACCTCGAGCAGCAGACCGTCCTTCGGCTTGTAGGCCGAGTCCGCGGTCGCCTGCCGGCGCGCTTCGCCGCGGGTGGCGGCGGTGCTGGATTCAGTGGTTGTCATGTGCGTCTTTCTCCCGACTCTCGGACTCAGCGCGTCTTCGGGTCGAAGGCGTCACGCACGGCGTCGCCGAGCATGATGAAGGCCAGGACCGTGAGGCTCAGGAAGAGGCTCGGGAACAGCAGGATGTGGGGGGTGGTCCGCAGCGCGACCAGGGCGTCGGAGATGGAGACGCCCCACGAGATCGCCGGCGGGGTCAGGCCGATGCCGAGGAACGACAGGGTCGCCTCCAGCGCGATGTAGACACCGAGGTTGATCGTCGCCACGACGATGAGCGGAGCCATCGCGTTGGGGAGGATGTGCGAGCGGATGATCCTGATCGGGCTCGCACCCAGCGCGCGGGCAGCCTGGACGTAGTCGTTGGGCTTGACCTGCAGCACGCTCGATCGCATGAGGCGCGTGAGGCCCGGCCAGCCCAGGATCGTCAGCGCCAGCACCACCTTGAAGACCACCACGAGGTAAGCCGAGTTGGCGTCGTTGGGGAACGTCGACATGAACAGGATGCCGCCGAGCAGCAGCGGGACGGCCAGGAAGACGTCCGTGATCCGGGAGATCAGCGTGTCGCCCCACCCGCTGGAGAAGCCGGCGATGACGCCCAGGAGACCGCCGAGGATGACCGTGCCGATCGTGGTGAACACGCCGACCAGGATCGAGGCGCGGGCGCCGTAGATGGTGCGCGCGTAGATGTCGTAGCCCTGGATGTCGCGGCCGAACCACGCCTCGGAGTTCGGGCGCATGCGGGCGTCCTTCAGGACCGCCTCGGTGGGGTCGGTGGAGGTGAACAGCTGGGGCACCGCGGCCATGACCACGAAGAGCGTGATGAGCACGACGGACACCCAGAAGATCGGGTTCTTCTTCAGCTGGCGCCAGGCGTCGGAGGTGAGGGAGCGTGCGCCGCCCTCGGTGGCATCCGCGACGTGGGTCTCCTGGCCTACGGCGATCGTGGTGGCCTCAGTCATGGCTGATCCTCGGGTCGAGCACGCCGTACAGGAGGTCGACGAGCAGGTTGGCGAAGAGATAGACGACGACCAGCGCGGTCACCGTGCCGACGACGGCCACGCCGTCACGGGCTCCGATGCTGCGGAAGAGGTAGCCGCCGACGCCCTGGATGTTGAAGATGCGCTCGGTGACGATGGCGCCGCCGAGGAGGGCGCCGATGTCGACACCGAGGTAGGTGACGACGGGGATCAGCGAGTTGCGCAGCGTGTGCAGGCCGACCGCGCGGCGCCTGGTGAGGCCCTTGGCAATGGCGGTGCGCACGTAGTCGGCGCGCAGGTTCTCGACCATGTTGGTGCGGGTCAGGCGGGCGATGTAGGCGACCGACGCGGAGCCGAGCACCAGGGAGGGCAGCAGGAGCTCGTAGAACGTGGCCTGAGGCGAGACGGTGACCGGGAAGAGGCCGAGCCGGACGCCGAGGAACATCTGCAGCGTCGCGCCGATGACGAAGATGGGGATGGAGATGACGAAGAGCGTGCTCACCAGGACGAGGTTGTCGATGAACCTGCCCTTGCGGATGCCCGCCAGCACGCCCGCGAAGATGCCGATGACGGCCTCCCACGCGATGGCCATGAGGGCCAGCTTGCCGGTCGTGACGTACCGCTTGGAGAGCTCCTCCTTCACGGGGATGCCGTAGAAGTTGGTGCCCAGGTCACCCTGGGCGAGCTTGCCCAGGTACTTCCCGTACTGCACGAGCAGCGGGTCGTTCAGGTTGTGCTCCTCGCGGAACTTCGCGACGTAGGCATCGGAGCACGGACGCTCACCGCACTTGCCTGCCGTGGGGTCGCCGGGGAGGGCGAACACCATGGCGAAAATCAGGAACGTAGCGCCAAGAATCACGGGGATCATCTGGAGCAGTCGCCGCACGATGTACTTGCCCACGTCACCTCCTAATAAATCTGACGCACCGGTGCAGGGGTGGGACCGGGTGCGTGGTCGTGGGAACCATCCGCCTTCAGCGACCGGGTGCCCGTGGGCCCCGTGACTATCTCGACCTAGACAACATAGTCCGCTTGG
This Knoellia sp. p5-6-4 DNA region includes the following protein-coding sequences:
- a CDS encoding metallophosphoesterase, translated to MTATPAAAVAGLLLLLATGCTGTTAPAGGRPGDATSTPATGAPTGTGGGGTGTAGGGTGTVGGGAGADGGKPARSATVISVGDIAQCGNRGDDVTADITAKLLSSSKDAAVLTLGDHAYPDGSTEDFRTCYDPSWGRLTPRVRPAPGNHDYDTRDAAGYFAYFGKAAGERGKGWYSFNLGSWHLVALNSNCDEVGGCDAGSAQGRWLRDDLARNRSRCTLAYWHHPRFSSGWHGSSRRTADFWDALAKAGADVVLSGHDHDYERFAPQRPDGGAARDGIRQFVVGTGGAESRAFADRAPNSERRITGVHAVLRLQLTDGGYEWALVGADGASRPLDAGRGTCS
- a CDS encoding sigma-70 family RNA polymerase sigma factor is translated as MLARGAQQDGSAQGVDPLVVTLFTTEAARLVSLARFFVDDRTAAEDLVQEAFIRLARSSHRIQDETRAAAYLRSIVINLARDHNRRGLVSLRHRPPAVADEPSAEEQATGRESRREVVAALRGLPKRQRDCVALRYYLELPVPEIAETLGLSVNSVKTHLQRGLRSMAVALQEKHVPPQMGETR
- a CDS encoding dipeptide ABC transporter ATP-binding protein is translated as MAEAILTATDLVKHYPIKGGVLRRTVGHVKAVDGVSFELYKGETLGIVGESGCGKSTLGRLLMRLEEPTSGSLIFDGVDVYSQRGRAMRKLRRDIQIVFQDPYTSLNPRKTVGDIIGEPFDIHPDVVPKQGRRKRVQELLDLVGLNPEHINRYPHQFSGGQRQRIGIARGIALNPKVLICDEPVSALDVSVQAQVVNLMEKLQDELGLSYVFIAHDLSVVRHISDRVGVMYLGKMAEIGDEDQVYSRPTHPYTQALLSAVPVPDPTLRNKREQIVLQGDVPSPANPPSGCRFHTRCFKAQERCKVDVPELVNRPDGAGEHPSACHFAAPREIIETIDVSQVQTPAGGYATTADSI
- a CDS encoding ABC transporter ATP-binding protein: MTTTESSTAATRGEARRQATADSAYKPKDGLLLEVDDLFVEFHTDDGVAKAINGVSFDLYQGETLAILGESGSGKSVTAQAIMGILDMPPARITGGQVRYCGQDLLTMPDEQRRKTRGPEISMVFQDALSSLNPVFPVGWQIAEMFRQHRGMNKSDALERAIKLMQRVQIPAAKERVKAYPHQFSGGMRQRIMIAMSIALDPAVLIADEPTTALDVTVQAQIMALLQELQEERQMGLILITHDLGVVADVADKIAVMYAGRIVERSDVYDLYRQPAHPYTKGLLESIPRLDLKGQNLAAIGGLPPNLMRIPPGCAFNPRCRYAQPVCTQDRPELREVLPGREAACHFSEEVLNG
- a CDS encoding ABC transporter permease — encoded protein: MTEATTIAVGQETHVADATEGGARSLTSDAWRQLKKNPIFWVSVVLITLFVVMAAVPQLFTSTDPTEAVLKDARMRPNSEAWFGRDIQGYDIYARTIYGARASILVGVFTTIGTVILGGLLGVIAGFSSGWGDTLISRITDVFLAVPLLLGGILFMSTFPNDANSAYLVVVFKVVLALTILGWPGLTRLMRSSVLQVKPNDYVQAARALGASPIRIIRSHILPNAMAPLIVVATINLGVYIALEATLSFLGIGLTPPAISWGVSISDALVALRTTPHILLFPSLFLSLTVLAFIMLGDAVRDAFDPKTR
- a CDS encoding ABC transporter permease is translated as MGKYIVRRLLQMIPVILGATFLIFAMVFALPGDPTAGKCGERPCSDAYVAKFREEHNLNDPLLVQYGKYLGKLAQGDLGTNFYGIPVKEELSKRYVTTGKLALMAIAWEAVIGIFAGVLAGIRKGRFIDNLVLVSTLFVISIPIFVIGATLQMFLGVRLGLFPVTVSPQATFYELLLPSLVLGSASVAYIARLTRTNMVENLRADYVRTAIAKGLTRRRAVGLHTLRNSLIPVVTYLGVDIGALLGGAIVTERIFNIQGVGGYLFRSIGARDGVAVVGTVTALVVVYLFANLLVDLLYGVLDPRISHD